GAGGTAGAAATGCGGGTAGACGACGAAGTGTATATACAAATGGACTACGAGGTGGATATCAAAATAGATTACGCGGAGGAAATGATAATCACGCTGGTACTTCAAGGGGTGGTGCTCTTGGACCTTTGAACGATCGATTGGTATGTGAACGATGTGGAGGTCCTCTGCGATGGTATCTGGAAGATGAAATAGCTGTAGCTCGTGAGAGTAtggtaaaaaaaagaatagaaaaatataatactgACATGAACAGAAATGTACAAACAGCTAAAAGAAAAggtatataatacaatattactttttatagacaatttaagtttaaaatatgaatttttcacTAAGCAGAAAAGAATAAGTACGGACACAAGAAGAGAAGGAGACAACAATCAAGCGAAGATAAAGAACATAAGCAAGAAAGTGAAGATAAAACATAGAAACAAAGTAATTTCTCAtcaaaatttaaatacttttcttCACTCTTATTATTACTGTACTAAAGATGAAACATTTCCACTCGTATTAGAAAATATACTTTATTATAATAGAAATGTTACATAATCTCATGTTAAAGAACGCAATACTGTGAGTACAATTAGAGGGTATTCGGGAATCTTATCACATTATTGCAATAAAGGTTCATGAAAGAAATATCGCATCagttaacaatatcactattggggcattttaattttgtaatttcagaaatgaaaaaaaaataaacgtttcCTTTTATTATAGAGGCGTATATgaacatataattaataaaatattataaaaattcgtTAAACATATAATAGTATTAATTCCAGTATAAACTAAACCAATTCTGAAAATCAAACTATTATCAACTCatttatgtaataattaataataaaatataattttagttttttttttaatggtttatgtttataaaaaaagataacATCATAGTAcggttgtttaaaaaaataaatagaccgacaaagaaaataaacatcTTTAATCTTATTTGTTTCATAAACTTGATATAATCTTatgaaatatttgtttaaatataaaatgttttacgAACTTCATAGATAGTACCTGAAtaatattagtaatatatctatatTATGTACTCTATAACTTTTCATATTGATTTTATCGAGTAccttaatttcttatttaataaacTCATTATAAATTACATGTACTTAGTTTACTGTTAAACAGCAATTAGTTATTTTATCCATAGGCAAATATTAagtttgtataattattaatggattaaaatgttttaaggaaataactaattttataataatagtctttgaatgaataaataatacaaattaaaatttttaatcacgTTAAGTAAAAACAAATTCATGTAACTTTcatacattatatcaaatttaTGTTCAGATATTTAATTTCTGAAATTGTCTCTGTCTTTGTTTATCCTATACTAAAATTATATCGAAACTGAAGTATAGTCCTTTATTAATATATGTACCACAAATATGACCTTTATTACTCTTTGGCAAAGCAccagaaaatatttcattattatttttatgcttTTATGTTACTATAAAACGAAGTTTGcgtaataataatatacaaaataaaataataataaaaatgatgtttaCTAATTacgtgaaaaaatataaaagaaataaaaataatgttttatacTCCAATTTCTTTACATTTAAAGCCGCAATATATATTTAGGAATGTTGTCTTTTACTGAAAATTTCTTCTTCGAACAAAGCACGATAATATTTCTTATCTgcgcattttatatttttcaagcaAGATATTGTTCATATAATCAaactatattaaataaaacacagatctctttgcaaaattaaataatattcattcAGAAAAGGATTAAgtgttttttaaaaaattattttcaaatacgtGATTAGTCTTTGTATACAATCATTTACAAGAATCTGAAGTACCTTCCGAGGGCAAagaattttcattatcttttttcttttcaacattCGTAGAAACTGACAAGTCACTTAATGAAATCGTTTTTGGTGTGTCAATAATCTTACTACATTCGTTGTTTGCTATTTCTACAAACTGTACATCTAAACATTCCTTTTTATCCACTTTATCTGCCTTTATCTCAGAACAATCTTTAGGGCCCGTTGTACTAAcattatctttattttcatcTTGTAGCTTACAGTTTTCACtatcactttttttttcttcattattaatttcatccCCATTAACGACTTCTATTTGCGAAACTTCTGTGCAGGTATCACTTGTTACAGACTGCTCATTGGCTGTCTTTAATTCTGAGTTTTCTTCATTATTACTTTGTATATCTGTCTTCAATCCACAAGTTTCTTCCTTATTATCATTTGTTACATGATGTTCACTGGTTGATTCTAATTTTGCTGAGCTTTCTTCATTCAGATTATTACTTCGTTCGTCTTTCTTTGATtcacatatttcttcttttttgtcgGTTGTTACAGATTCCTTTTTTGGTGATTCTAATTCTGCTATGCTTTCTTCATTAAAATTACTACTTTGTATGTCTTTCTTTAATTcgcatatttcttcttttttatcatttgttaCAGACTGTTCATTAGCTGCCTTTAATTCTGTGTTTTCTTCATTGTTACTTTGTGTGTTTGTCTTCAACTCACAAGTTTCTTCCTTATTATCATTTGTTACATGTTGTTCACTGGTTGATTCTAATTTTGCTGTGTtttcttcattattattttgtataccTTTGTTTAATtcacatatttcttcttttttatctgTTGTTACAGATTCCTTTTTTGGCGATTCTAATTCTGCTGTGCTTTCTTTATTCAAATTACTACTTTGTACGTCTTTCTTTAATtcacatatttcttcttttttatcagtTGTTAAAGATTGCTCACTAGTTGACTCTACTTCAAGTGTGTTTTCTTCATTCAGATTACTACTTTCTACGTCTTTCTTTAATTCGCGTATTTCGTCTTTTTTATCAGTTGTAACATATTGTTCATTAGTTGACTCTACTTCAATTATGTTTTCTTCATTCAGATTACTATCTTGTTTGTCTTTCTTTAATTCgcatatttcttctattttatcagTTGTTACAGATTCCTTATTTGGTGATTCTAATTCTACTGTGTTTTCTTCATTCAAATTACTACTTTGTACGTCTTTCTTTAACTCacatatttcttctattttatcagTTGTTACAGCAGATTGCTCACTAGTTGACTCTACTTCGACTGTGTTTTCTTCATTCAGATTACTACTTTGCACGTCTTTCTGTAATTCAcatatttcttctatttcatcagTTGTCACAGATTCCTTATTTGGTGATTCTAATTCTGTCGTGTCTCTAACATTATCGATACTTTCTATTTTTGAACCAGATATATTAGTTTGTTCTTCTTCAGGATTTTGCAAATCAGTTGTGGTGCTTACCAAAGTCGAGACTGAATCTAATTTTGTGACTTCTATTACGTTTAATGCAACTTCTTTTTCATTCACATTTTGTGTTTCAAGATCGTTCTTACTGGCTTCAGTATCAATTTCTGTTTTTTGCGTTTGATTTACATCAATAGAtgattgtatttcaatttgttCTTCTAAATCTGTTGTTACTTTTTTAACATCATCATTCTCATTggtttctaaattaatattattactttcGATGGTTTCCTCTTCTTCTAGTTCGTCCGGTTTCATACTCTGAACTATTTCATCAATGGTAAGCTCCACTGAAGAGTTCATATTCGAGCATTcattatttacattttcttctgtttcttgttCCCGAGCTTCATCATTTTCTACAGGTTCATGTGTTTCTTCATCTGCTGTTTTATTAATGTTTTCATCTTTAACTGAATCTTCCTTTGCGATAGCTACATCTGAAGATTCATCTTCAGTGTATGTTGTTATAATATCAACAACATTTGTTCCTTCAAGACTAAGTTTCACATGCATTGGATCATTAGTGTCATCAAGAATCTCAAACTGAAACGTCGTTTCTCCATCCGCAGCCAGTTCTTCGAACGTTTTGCGCATTTCTTGAGACCATTCACTTATTGAATTCGGTTTTTGCATAGCACAGTGTTTGGCTAAAGGAGGAATATTTATAATATCTACAGGCAGCACTCGTGTTTCATTTGTAACCTCTACATTGCCATAATCTATGAATAAAACTTCAGTACCATTTTCAGAATGAGAAAGGATCTTAGCTCTATACCATTGTTCATCTTCAGAATACTTTGCAGCACAAATGGTACCAGTCTCAAACGTGTTTAGAGGAAGGAAACTAGGAGCTGCCTGCAGTCTGTCTGTCATCGTGTTTAAATCTGCGGTGCTACTTTCAGTTTGAATCCAGAAATCATCCGGTGAATTAACGCGAGTTACAAATACATTCGGTGAATTTTCTTCGCCCAAAGGAGGTAATCGTTCCTCTATTATCGGTGGGAAACGTTCGCAGAAGTTTGCAAGTATATCGGTTACGTTTTCACCATTCAATGTTAACTTCACTAACGATGTTTCATCTTCTTTTAGAACGtctaataaaaatatagttGCCCCATCAGCAGCCAATTTTGTAAACTCTTCGCAAGCTCTCTGTGACCATTCCGTAATTCCTTCTGGCATAACTAAGCTACATTTTCTTGACAATGGAGGTATAATCGCAAGGTCTTCAGGTATGGCGCATATTTCAGTCGAGGTAGCAGAATTTCCGTAATCGATATATATAACTCGTGTGGCATTATCACTGTGTGATACAACGCGTGCCCTATACCAATAACCATCTTCAGGATACTTTGCaacgcataataaattttctttaatctcTTCGACTTTGGGAAACATATGCGCTACGATAAATCTGTCAGTCATAACTTCTAAATCACCTACAGACTTTTCTTCTTGAACCCAGAACTCACTTGGAGAATTAACGTGACTTACGAAAGCAGAATGGGGATCCAATTCAAGATCAACTATCTCGTCAATCAGTTCTTCTTCTCTGTGAATCTTTACAGCCTGATGTTCTTCGACCAACGTTTCACTAATACTTTTACCATTTATCAATAAATCTACTCGTTTTGGAATACTATTTGCTATTATCGATGCTTGCAAAGATTCAACGGATGTtactaaattttcaaatttctcacAAGTTGTAACATTCCAATCCTCCGAATCTACAGGAATAACATCTAATCTGCATTTAACTGAATATTCCTTTATCTCTTTCCACGAGTCTGGTATCTGTCGAATGTTCACAGACTTATTGTCGATAATATCTGTGTTTCCATAATCAATGAAACGAACAGTTGTGATATCTTCGTCAGCATCGAGTACTTGTGCTCTGTACCATAAGTTGTCTATGGTGTACACAGCAACACATAGACTTCCTTCTTCTAGTATTCCCTCTACAGCTGGGAACGTGGGAGCTTGTTCTTGAAGCTCTTCTTGTTTGGTCGAAAGTTCAGTAGCATCGTCCACATGTTGAAGCCAGAATTGACTAGGAGAATCTGTATGAGATACGTATACATTGTAGGTAGAACCTACAGTCATATTATGAATGTATGGTTTTCCTGTACTAGACAATTCTTCTGCATTGAGCGAGCGGAATTTGTCACTGATTTTTTCTCCATCATCTAATAATTCTACGACCCATTTATTGTTTGTATTACGGAAAACAGCAGTAAGTtctttatttgataaataattttgtagtaCGCTTAATTGCTCAGGTATTGGACAATTAAGAGTTACCGGTAATGATACATTGATAGCTAATTGATGTGGTATATAGAAACATGGCTCTAAAGCCGTCACTACATCAGAGGTCACTTCTTCGTTATTACCATAATCAATGAAATTCACGTAAACTCCATTTTCggtacattttataactttAGCACGATACCAATGACCATCCACACTTTTAGCAGCACATACAAGACCTACTGTTGGTTCTATTAATTTTCCGGAAGTAGAATAATGCTGATCAAGCGCCTCGCTTAAATTTGTATCCAAAATGTATTCTGCGTTACGCTGAAGCCATATACTAGCAGAATGATCTGCGTATGATACTGATACTTTATGAGTAGAACTTAAAATAGGCATCGGACATATTGGAGATATTTTCTCGTCagaatcttcagagacctttatTTTGTTACCAAATAAGTCAAAGACTTTTACAATGAGTCTGAAAAGATATAAGAACGTATATTAAAACTATTCATTGTTTTGTTCTTAAACAACGTCGATGATTAATATTGTATTTACCTATTATTGTCAACCTCATTAACACATATTATTACTTCTTTCCCTTCAGCATGTTTTTTCAATGCATTATCTGTTTCGGAAGAAGATACAACATCTGCAAGAGAGCATTCAATTGCCTGATTTTGCATAACTGAAAGTTCTCCTGGTAAGGCTAGCacctaaattaataaaaaatgttagtaattgaatattcatattaaaaataaaatttgaagcaGAGAATATAAGAatcttattaataaatattttaaatacttaaGTTAAATGCTTTGcttgataataaaaaataaagcaataaaatgattaatttatgGATTTGTAGTCTGAATATTAATAGCCTGAAATATAACTTTTAATACATTTAATTCTACTAAACATTCTTCAATGCAGTAAGTATGGTATTAAGTAACTCCTACTCCTAGCAATAATGTTATATTATCTGTAGGTAAAGTGAATCTAGCATGTAGATTGATCtcgttttcttttaaaaaaaaactcaCACTATCCGAGAGAATTTCATCACATGCTCCAGTATCAATGAATTTTACATCAAAGCCTGCAGTTCGTGAATGGTTATTGATTACCGCTCGCCTCCAAACTCCATTTGAATAAATCAAACAACCTGTGCCCAGGCATATCTCATGGGCTGCTAATCGTTGCATCACCTGCCATTACCATACTTATTCCTTACCGACATTATTCGCAGAAATCATTTTATATAACCATATACAAGAgactttaattttgaaatagttTACAATAACGTTAGTTTTATGTTATCCtgcatttttgaattaaatttcgaaGTACATAATGGATAATAAGATTAATAAATAAGTAAGCTCTGAACTATCATGTTTGTAAAATATTGGatgaattaacatttttaaaatgtagatgaaaataaattaataatgataacaatcttattttaattagtattaaaaggtcgtcaatttcaaaaattatttgatacaTAACAATAAACTATTTAAAGCATgcaatgttaaaaatatttatttgaaacagaACAAATTGTAAATGGAGTATAAGTAAAAATACAAagatatatgaaataataaaaatattagtttTCAAATCACAAgagtaaaatatgcaaattaaaaagtttttaaaCATACACAATactatatatattttcaa
This region of Osmia lignaria lignaria isolate PbOS001 chromosome 10, iyOsmLign1, whole genome shotgun sequence genomic DNA includes:
- the LOC117611909 gene encoding protein tudor isoform X2; the protein is MNIQKNLEEVIIFVTHVEAEGPFLKIWGQIDKNSATCVERMILPLVEQFTRSQGCIGPLAANLHINALCCARFQNEGYYRARVINIQPDGMVVLQFIDYGNIEVLPPQEIHLLDTIPGSESLKSFPPVAFDFALMNVLPINDVWENKIIESIKKSLWYNEYKILIGSVVNNYRFIKLWYNNEDFSELLIKKHMAIGATLHDMFRPKCIQQPPPSNCPTMTPIDNMNLLRSDGNEMHRYQPNVPLCCATLQKQMMQAPVQEALVFKSRVLDVPSKHDVYVSFVEDGPHKFSVHLISTSEILRVLMREINAHPLEPLQEPPLPGSVCLGRFTQDKVLCRAVVMSVTDSKCKLYYVDFGHTELLPYTDIFQLPPHFINPRVLSIRFTLSGVYELNATDEMKQYFKDIVSGKPLVLHVRPPEGPPLVQYGDLYDNEKNIKDILRQAFPTPGTMTPAAALTYQEPKKLLKGTEEDVLVSFVESCKKFFVQLQNNVKSLELVMNHLAEFCKTAPILSLSHLNIGLPCAALYDNQWYRAQIIGINQNSIKVLYVDYGNEETVPLSSLRFIREDLVKKLSAQAIKCVLNGWGLLPCTQELYDQFELMILEKSLRLRVVDVTANGVVVDLYEPETMEDIKSQMLQPTEDEKKVINQPNYETMEEQQPVKISPKMNQSESTNKWHKKDQSDSWRQPPNRDFAQEKNKFKTWKDESNEGKLNDARNDKGNFHRNDTRNERFNRDDFSNNRNTRDKWNNKNEYNDSFKGGRSPRGGGRNKTSGYGGFKNHSSSDKSWSDKDSDTSSKGSSRRGRNGSTRGYSKREGFSGRIQRDKYSDKENDRSFRGGKTNSDFSRGNDRFRDKKGQGYRLSQNKLNAVNSFSDGEPRRYSPMRNRNEVRIPSPNIDIGSTKTCEVVFTTSLSDFFIQLSPDYTALDSVMENIASIYEEGGELLKESEILSGVYCIAQYSVDLKWYRALIKSVEGNSATVQFVDYGNIETVEFDKIKVIQEEFLKLPAQAVHCKLLGLKDDALDNSRVKHFEDKVTEKTLEAEFIIEENGRYCVLLREVIEGWPTNTFINEEFCKNIDLQKAKEDALFSRKTSPTTKQFNLPDYASSDAKWTTISDILGTTKDAIITWFTNPNNFYCQVLDNETEFRTMMNEIQKIYVGREPVPSYTLQIGSSVIAIFSEDGALYRAEILELNKLNGHLVQYIDFGNSAVVNTNKIYPVEKKLMHLPKQAVHCSLLNIVPKDNQGWLKINTAAIDNCFNADRFECVFHDLKDDKYLISLSNNGNDVAATLVEKDLATFASESKSDAAVEGSDTTTSAVSPNVERVDINLLSGQVLRVKVSSVENASKFYVQLPSASECETRINSYMANKDPEVMQRLAAHEICLGTGCLIYSNGVWRRAVINNHSRTAGFDVKFIDTGACDEILSDSVLALPGELSVMQNQAIECSLADVVSSSETDNALKKHAEGKEVIICVNEVDNNRLIVKVFDLFGNKIKVSEDSDEKISPICPMPILSSTHKVSVSYADHSASIWLQRNAEYILDTNLSEALDQHYSTSGKLIEPTVGLVCAAKSVDGHWYRAKVIKCTENGVYVNFIDYGNNEEVTSDVVTALEPCFYIPHQLAINVSLPVTLNCPIPEQLSVLQNYLSNKELTAVFRNTNNKWVVELLDDGEKISDKFRSLNAEELSSTGKPYIHNMTVGSTYNVYVSHTDSPSQFWLQHVDDATELSTKQEELQEQAPTFPAVEGILEEGSLCVAVYTIDNLWYRAQVLDADEDITTVRFIDYGNTDIIDNKSVNIRQIPDSWKEIKEYSVKCRLDVIPVDSEDWNVTTCEKFENLVTSVESLQASIIANSIPKRVDLLINGKSISETLVEEHQAVKIHREEELIDEIVDLELDPHSAFVSHVNSPSEFWVQEEKSVGDLEVMTDRFIVAHMFPKVEEIKENLLCVAKYPEDGYWYRARVVSHSDNATRVIYIDYGNSATSTEICAIPEDLAIIPPLSRKCSLVMPEGITEWSQRACEEFTKLAADGATIFLLDVLKEDETSLVKLTLNGENVTDILANFCERFPPIIEERLPPLGEENSPNVFVTRVNSPDDFWIQTESSTADLNTMTDRLQAAPSFLPLNTFETGTICAAKYSEDEQWYRAKILSHSENGTEVLFIDYGNVEVTNETRVLPVDIINIPPLAKHCAMQKPNSISEWSQEMRKTFEELAADGETTFQFEILDDTNDPMHVKLSLEGTNVVDIITTYTEDESSDVAIAKEDSVKDENINKTADEETHEPVENDEAREQETEENVNNECSNMNSSVELTIDEIVQSMKPDELEEEETIESNNINLETNENDDVKKVTTDLEEQIEIQSSIDVNQTQKTEIDTEASKNDLETQNVNEKEVALNVIEVTKLDSVSTLVSTTTDLQNPEEEQTNISGSKIESIDNVRDTTELESPNKESVTTDEIEEICELQKDVQSSNLNEENTVEVESTSEQSAVTTDKIEEICELKKDVQSSNLNEENTVELESPNKESVTTDKIEEICELKKDKQDSNLNEENIIEVESTNEQYVTTDKKDEIRELKKDVESSNLNEENTLEVESTSEQSLTTDKKEEICELKKDVQSSNLNKESTAELESPKKESVTTDKKEEICELNKGIQNNNEENTAKLESTSEQHVTNDNKEETCELKTNTQSNNEENTELKAANEQSVTNDKKEEICELKKDIQSSNFNEESIAELESPKKESVTTDKKEEICESKKDERSNNLNEESSAKLESTSEHHVTNDNKEETCGLKTDIQSNNEENSELKTANEQSVTSDTCTEVSQIEVVNGDEINNEEKKSDSENCKLQDENKDNVSTTGPKDCSEIKADKVDKKECLDVQFVEIANNECSKIIDTPKTISLSDLSVSTNVEKKKDNENSLPSEGTSDSCK
- the LOC117611909 gene encoding protein tudor isoform X1; translated protein: MKAKSCRKNHRFIYVITQKLVHHIRGHKFYNAMNIQKNLEEVIIFVTHVEAEGPFLKIWGQIDKNSATCVERMILPLVEQFTRSQGCIGPLAANLHINALCCARFQNEGYYRARVINIQPDGMVVLQFIDYGNIEVLPPQEIHLLDTIPGSESLKSFPPVAFDFALMNVLPINDVWENKIIESIKKSLWYNEYKILIGSVVNNYRFIKLWYNNEDFSELLIKKHMAIGATLHDMFRPKCIQQPPPSNCPTMTPIDNMNLLRSDGNEMHRYQPNVPLCCATLQKQMMQAPVQEALVFKSRVLDVPSKHDVYVSFVEDGPHKFSVHLISTSEILRVLMREINAHPLEPLQEPPLPGSVCLGRFTQDKVLCRAVVMSVTDSKCKLYYVDFGHTELLPYTDIFQLPPHFINPRVLSIRFTLSGVYELNATDEMKQYFKDIVSGKPLVLHVRPPEGPPLVQYGDLYDNEKNIKDILRQAFPTPGTMTPAAALTYQEPKKLLKGTEEDVLVSFVESCKKFFVQLQNNVKSLELVMNHLAEFCKTAPILSLSHLNIGLPCAALYDNQWYRAQIIGINQNSIKVLYVDYGNEETVPLSSLRFIREDLVKKLSAQAIKCVLNGWGLLPCTQELYDQFELMILEKSLRLRVVDVTANGVVVDLYEPETMEDIKSQMLQPTEDEKKVINQPNYETMEEQQPVKISPKMNQSESTNKWHKKDQSDSWRQPPNRDFAQEKNKFKTWKDESNEGKLNDARNDKGNFHRNDTRNERFNRDDFSNNRNTRDKWNNKNEYNDSFKGGRSPRGGGRNKTSGYGGFKNHSSSDKSWSDKDSDTSSKGSSRRGRNGSTRGYSKREGFSGRIQRDKYSDKENDRSFRGGKTNSDFSRGNDRFRDKKGQGYRLSQNKLNAVNSFSDGEPRRYSPMRNRNEVRIPSPNIDIGSTKTCEVVFTTSLSDFFIQLSPDYTALDSVMENIASIYEEGGELLKESEILSGVYCIAQYSVDLKWYRALIKSVEGNSATVQFVDYGNIETVEFDKIKVIQEEFLKLPAQAVHCKLLGLKDDALDNSRVKHFEDKVTEKTLEAEFIIEENGRYCVLLREVIEGWPTNTFINEEFCKNIDLQKAKEDALFSRKTSPTTKQFNLPDYASSDAKWTTISDILGTTKDAIITWFTNPNNFYCQVLDNETEFRTMMNEIQKIYVGREPVPSYTLQIGSSVIAIFSEDGALYRAEILELNKLNGHLVQYIDFGNSAVVNTNKIYPVEKKLMHLPKQAVHCSLLNIVPKDNQGWLKINTAAIDNCFNADRFECVFHDLKDDKYLISLSNNGNDVAATLVEKDLATFASESKSDAAVEGSDTTTSAVSPNVERVDINLLSGQVLRVKVSSVENASKFYVQLPSASECETRINSYMANKDPEVMQRLAAHEICLGTGCLIYSNGVWRRAVINNHSRTAGFDVKFIDTGACDEILSDSVLALPGELSVMQNQAIECSLADVVSSSETDNALKKHAEGKEVIICVNEVDNNRLIVKVFDLFGNKIKVSEDSDEKISPICPMPILSSTHKVSVSYADHSASIWLQRNAEYILDTNLSEALDQHYSTSGKLIEPTVGLVCAAKSVDGHWYRAKVIKCTENGVYVNFIDYGNNEEVTSDVVTALEPCFYIPHQLAINVSLPVTLNCPIPEQLSVLQNYLSNKELTAVFRNTNNKWVVELLDDGEKISDKFRSLNAEELSSTGKPYIHNMTVGSTYNVYVSHTDSPSQFWLQHVDDATELSTKQEELQEQAPTFPAVEGILEEGSLCVAVYTIDNLWYRAQVLDADEDITTVRFIDYGNTDIIDNKSVNIRQIPDSWKEIKEYSVKCRLDVIPVDSEDWNVTTCEKFENLVTSVESLQASIIANSIPKRVDLLINGKSISETLVEEHQAVKIHREEELIDEIVDLELDPHSAFVSHVNSPSEFWVQEEKSVGDLEVMTDRFIVAHMFPKVEEIKENLLCVAKYPEDGYWYRARVVSHSDNATRVIYIDYGNSATSTEICAIPEDLAIIPPLSRKCSLVMPEGITEWSQRACEEFTKLAADGATIFLLDVLKEDETSLVKLTLNGENVTDILANFCERFPPIIEERLPPLGEENSPNVFVTRVNSPDDFWIQTESSTADLNTMTDRLQAAPSFLPLNTFETGTICAAKYSEDEQWYRAKILSHSENGTEVLFIDYGNVEVTNETRVLPVDIINIPPLAKHCAMQKPNSISEWSQEMRKTFEELAADGETTFQFEILDDTNDPMHVKLSLEGTNVVDIITTYTEDESSDVAIAKEDSVKDENINKTADEETHEPVENDEAREQETEENVNNECSNMNSSVELTIDEIVQSMKPDELEEEETIESNNINLETNENDDVKKVTTDLEEQIEIQSSIDVNQTQKTEIDTEASKNDLETQNVNEKEVALNVIEVTKLDSVSTLVSTTTDLQNPEEEQTNISGSKIESIDNVRDTTELESPNKESVTTDEIEEICELQKDVQSSNLNEENTVEVESTSEQSAVTTDKIEEICELKKDVQSSNLNEENTVELESPNKESVTTDKIEEICELKKDKQDSNLNEENIIEVESTNEQYVTTDKKDEIRELKKDVESSNLNEENTLEVESTSEQSLTTDKKEEICELKKDVQSSNLNKESTAELESPKKESVTTDKKEEICELNKGIQNNNEENTAKLESTSEQHVTNDNKEETCELKTNTQSNNEENTELKAANEQSVTNDKKEEICELKKDIQSSNFNEESIAELESPKKESVTTDKKEEICESKKDERSNNLNEESSAKLESTSEHHVTNDNKEETCGLKTDIQSNNEENSELKTANEQSVTSDTCTEVSQIEVVNGDEINNEEKKSDSENCKLQDENKDNVSTTGPKDCSEIKADKVDKKECLDVQFVEIANNECSKIIDTPKTISLSDLSVSTNVEKKKDNENSLPSEGTSDSCK